A section of the Paenibacillus odorifer genome encodes:
- a CDS encoding YxeA family protein, whose translation MKKFLITMSILFVIGVVGGFAIAKIDFNRFNAENYYLQITEDGEPHEYKLSDGSVMTSYSYTLEATNAKGTTIPLEFNAQKNLRKGAYLKMYVKKGDQVSSYDEVKLEDIPLKALKN comes from the coding sequence ATGAAAAAATTTCTAATTACTATGAGTATTTTGTTTGTTATTGGAGTTGTAGGGGGCTTTGCTATAGCCAAGATTGATTTCAATCGCTTCAATGCCGAAAATTACTACTTACAAATCACTGAGGATGGGGAACCCCATGAATATAAACTGAGCGATGGTTCGGTCATGACCTCTTATTCTTATACACTAGAGGCTACAAATGCCAAAGGTACTACAATTCCACTGGAATTTAATGCACAAAAAAATCTTCGTAAAGGCGCCTACTTGAAAATGTATGTAAAAAAAGGTGATCAAGTCTCCTCATACGATGAAGTGAAATTAGAGGATATTCCGCTAAAGGCACTAAAAAACTAA